The Juglans regia cultivar Chandler chromosome 16, Walnut 2.0, whole genome shotgun sequence nucleotide sequence tttatataagttgGGAATATAGAGATCTACTTTGTTTATATCTGTATCAGCCacgtttggttgccgagaaaatgTGGGAAGTGGAATGAATTTCAACGGCAAATCACATCTCACCTGTCCCGGATTTTAGGATTTGGCTCGGTTGATTTGAgatctccattttgttttttatgaatacaGCGGAAGAGGAAGGATGCAAACATTTTCCCCCGttcttttcctccatttctcTGCATCCAATCAGCGGTTGATGTTCGTAACTGATGGGAATACCCATTCGATGCTTCCTGATGATCTGTCAGATTTCTCATATTAGAATCCTTGATGTGTTTTATCGACTTTTATTTTCTAGTTTCTTTCTTCTCGTTTATGTTTTTATGGTCCTGATGGGGTTTTCGATGGGCCCTGTTATATCTTTTTCAAATGTTGATAATGGATGAAGTGGAAACATAGCGAATTTTGAATCATGGTTGCTTTTTTTGCTCCATTTGTAGTTCTCATGGATGATGATGCATTGAACATGCGCAATTGGGGTTACTATGAGCCGTCCTTTAAAGGGCATCTTGGTCTGCAGCTCATGTCAACCATGGCAGACCGTGACACTAAACATTTTCTTCCCGGTCGTGACCCCAATAGCATTATGGTTAACACAGCAAATGGAACCTTTCATCCCCGGGATTGTGTTGTTTCTGAAGCTCCTGTCCCCATGAACTATGTGAGAGACAGTTGGGCAAACCAGAGAGATAAGTTTCTCAATATGTTGCCTGCTAATCCTAACTATGGCGTTCTCCCAGAAACTTCTGGAGCTCACTCCTTACAGATTTTACAACCACAGGATCCATCAATGGATGAGAGAATGGTTAAAGTTGAAGAGCCTCTTGTTAAAAGTGAGGGTGGCCAAATGAAGAAAAGGCAGAGTGGAGGTGCCCCAAAAACACCAAGAGCGAAAAAGCCTAGGAAACCAAGGGATAATAACAATCCTTCGGTTCAGCGTGTGAAGCCAGTGAAAAAGAATATGGATGTTGTTATAAATGGGATTGATATGGACATCTCGGGTATTCCTATTCCGGTTTGCTCATGTACTGGAACTCCCCAACAATGTTATCGTTGGGGCTGTGGTGGTTGGCAGTCGGCTTGTTGTACCACAAATGTGTCTATATATCCTTTGCCAATGAGTACCAAAAGGCGTGGTGCCAGGATTGCTGGCCGCAAAATGAGCCAGGGTGCATTTAAGAAGGTGTTGGAGAAACTAGCAGCTGACggttataatttttctaaccCAATTGATCTGAGGACTCACTGGGCAAGACATGGTACCAACAAGTTCGTCACTATCAGGTAGAGTTATATGGATGGTGCCATTAGTGGGATTCACATTGCATTAGGTCTGCTttcatatgtgtatatatatgtggcCTTTTGCAGATATCTGCCTGTTACTATGTAGTCCATGAGTTTTCAGTGTCACTGAAGCATTCACAAAATTCAGGCATCTGGTCTGggttccattttttctttttgacttgTTTTGTTTCTGCTTATGTGGTAAAGGCGACCTGAAAACTTTAGCCACCAGGATTTATTCAAGAGTTGTCATTTGTTGGaccattacttttatataatatcttttcaGCTGTCAATTGATTTTGTGAAAGGTTAGCtatcacataattttttcttaatgtttatGGCACGCTATGCTACTCCATCAAAGAAACTTgtttcctcatttcttttctctgcaTGCAAATGTGCACAACTTGTTGTTAAGGGAATATGTTTCTGGTGGTTCAATGTTGCATGTCACTTGTCAGTGGTGCCAAATGCATGAGCAAGTGATTAATACTtgtagaaaatataatttttttttttatattgtttttcagCTAATTTGCCCGTTATTCATAGGATTAGAACTATTAGGTTGTATTCTTCATTACTTTGATTTTTAGAGgatgaaaaaggaaattttaAACCAGAGTGGAATTTATGCTTTCACCCTCCTTAATCCCAACAATGATCATGTCTACATTGATGCGAGCATTACACTTTGATACCACTGAGATGGTGTGTTGGGTGGGCAAGTTCCCGACTGGCTTGATGTATACGAGCATCTGCCTGTGTTTCATATACGTCTTGCATGTAGTATTACAAATTTTGTGGAGGAGATATTTGATATATCCCTAGGTGAATATGTCAAGCAAAGAagtaaatatgtggtatatctGTCATTGTTGCCATGTTAAGGCATGATATGAATTGCAGTGTTGAACTATTCAACAAGatgaaagaaaagtaatttattttcGAATGGAAGAATACCTAAAGTATAATTGATCTTTCAATTAAGCCTGTAAAACCTACTTTGTATGTAATATAATTGATCTTTTTATAGAAGTACACACTGGGATATGCTAATATGTGGTGTCTTTCAGTGTTGCCATTTCCAGATATGATATGTGAATTACAGTGTTGAACTATTCAACAAGatgaaagaaaagtaatttattttggaatgGAAGAATCCCTAAAGTACAATTGATCTTTTAATTAAGCCCGAataactttctttttttctttatttagtttgcattttttttagaagaaatatgTATGCTTTATTAATCAAGACTCTATAAAAGAGTAGCAATACAATGAAGAATTTCCTTTACATCAATGATAGTTTCAGAAATATGTAAAGCATCTCTTGCCAAAACATGAGCTATATGATTGAAGTCTCTAAGAACATGTGAAATTAGTCTACTGCTGGAACTGTGAAAGAGCTCTCCTAGCATCAGATATTATCATACTTGATGTATCTCATCTTGAGTcccattttttattgttgtaacCACATTTGCAGcatctccttccaaaacaatcCTTTGGAAACCCAACTCAACAGCAAACCTTGAAGCATGATaagcaatgtttttaatttcgtaccgtaccggccggtacggccgaaatttttcgtttcggccgtccggccggtacaggtactacatgtgttccgtaccggccaaaatactgGCCGTACCGGAcagtaccggccgtttcggcctaaatttcggcctgtaccggcctatatttcggccggtaccggccgatatttcggcctgtgtgtttttttttttttttcattttttcaaactataaattcattttttaacccctaattcagactagactatttacaatttatatatatatgtatttatatataatttatttatatataaactattattttgaaatataatttttatatatatttatatatataatttatttatatatcgactatcccgaaacgtaatcccgaaacggtaccggtaccgaaatatttcgttccagtgccttgaccgatacatcgtccggtacggtattcaaaacattgatgaTAAGTAGCCATCACGTCAGCAAGAAGAGGGTCAGGGTAGAGTGGTCTCTTCATTCTCATTGTAGCCATGATTCGTCCTCACAATCCCTTGCCACAGCTCCAAAACCAGCCATGCAATTATGTTTGTAAACTGTTCCATCCCAGTTGATTTTGATCATACCTTGAGGAGGCCCACCCAATTAGATGGAGCATTAGTAGATCCAAGAACACTCTTCTGCTGCTCCTGAAAACTGGCTTTAATATCCAACAATCTTTTGCTTGTTTGGTTAAACAGAGAAAGAGGATTAGTAAATTGTTTTTCAAAGATAACTTCATTCCTCCTTTTCCATAGTTTCCACATGACTACTGCAACCTCCATTAGCTCCCCTTCCCCAAGTGTTTCCAAAAGGTTAGACATTGTATCCTGGAAACACTGATTGACAATTTTGCACTTGTGCAACTTTTTAGATTAGTAAGTGAAACACATGACCATAGAATGTGTTCAATAGTCTCCTCTTCTACTTCACATAATGGGCACATATCAATAATATTCCACTCTGGTATTGCTTCATTCTTATAGGTAACCCATAATTACAAACCTTCCACAAAAATAGCTTTGCAGAACTTGGAAGTTTTAGACCCCATAACATAGCCCATTGCTTGTGAGAATTAGAATTAGTAGAACATTggcctctctttctcccctcgAGCTCAACTTGCAGATGATAGGATGACTTAACAGGGAATGTGAGATCCTTAGTGCATCTCTATATCTGTTTATCTGGACTACCACTTTGACTAATAGGCATTCTAACAATCATATCTTCTTCTTAAGTGCTAAACATCTATCCAACAAGTTGTATCTTCCACTATCTTGTATGATCATCAATAAGCTCTGATACAAAAGCATTTTCAAGCAGTATGCTAGGTGtactttgaactttgaatgagCTGTCTTTAGGAATCCACCTGTCAGACCAAACCTTTATCTCCCTTCCATTGCCAACTCTTCGAAATAAGCCTTCCTTCAGTAATGGCCTTGCTAACAGAAAATTCTCCAGAG carries:
- the LOC109005571 gene encoding protein BASIC PENTACYSTEINE2-like isoform X1; this translates as MGIPIRCFLMIFLMDDDALNMRNWGYYEPSFKGHLGLQLMSTMADRDTKHFLPGRDPNSIMVNTANGTFHPRDCVVSEAPVPMNYVRDSWANQRDKFLNMLPANPNYGVLPETSGAHSLQILQPQDPSMDERMVKVEEPLVKSEGGQMKKRQSGGAPKTPRAKKPRKPRDNNNPSVQRVKPVKKNMDVVINGIDMDISGIPIPVCSCTGTPQQCYRWGCGGWQSACCTTNVSIYPLPMSTKRRGARIAGRKMSQGAFKKVLEKLAADGYNFSNPIDLRTHWARHGTNKFVTIR
- the LOC109005571 gene encoding protein BASIC PENTACYSTEINE2-like isoform X2, which encodes MDDDALNMRNWGYYEPSFKGHLGLQLMSTMADRDTKHFLPGRDPNSIMVNTANGTFHPRDCVVSEAPVPMNYVRDSWANQRDKFLNMLPANPNYGVLPETSGAHSLQILQPQDPSMDERMVKVEEPLVKSEGGQMKKRQSGGAPKTPRAKKPRKPRDNNNPSVQRVKPVKKNMDVVINGIDMDISGIPIPVCSCTGTPQQCYRWGCGGWQSACCTTNVSIYPLPMSTKRRGARIAGRKMSQGAFKKVLEKLAADGYNFSNPIDLRTHWARHGTNKFVTIR